From the Aquitalea magnusonii genome, one window contains:
- the moaA gene encoding GTP 3',8-cyclase MoaA, whose amino-acid sequence MLQDRFGRSIDYLRLSVTDRCDLRCSYCIPKGFKDFEEPENWLTFDEIERVVAAFARLGTRRVRLTGGEPLLRRNLPQLAARLSALPGLEDLSLSTNATQLARHAVALQAAGVKRVNVSLDSLRRECVNSITGRDSLPQVMAGLQAARAAGLAPIKINMVAMKDVNETDIETMVAFCIENGFILRLIEAMPMGESGRNTGFLDLQPVLEQLRQRFGLLPQHSELGGGPARYWRSVDGSFTLGLITPISQHFCASCNRVRLSVDGTLYMCLGQEERFELRPLLRAGISDEQLEMAIRSAIELKPERHEFREKPGKLIRIMSMTGG is encoded by the coding sequence ATCCTGCAGGATCGCTTTGGCCGCAGCATCGACTATCTCCGTCTGTCGGTGACGGACCGTTGCGACCTGCGCTGCAGCTACTGCATCCCCAAGGGCTTCAAGGACTTCGAAGAACCGGAAAACTGGCTGACCTTCGATGAAATCGAACGGGTGGTTGCCGCCTTTGCCCGGCTGGGAACCCGCCGGGTCCGCCTGACCGGCGGCGAACCCTTGCTGCGTCGCAACCTGCCCCAACTGGCCGCCAGACTCTCGGCCCTGCCCGGCCTTGAGGACCTTTCACTCAGCACCAACGCCACCCAGTTGGCACGGCACGCCGTCGCACTGCAGGCCGCCGGGGTAAAACGGGTGAATGTCAGCCTGGATTCCCTGCGCCGCGAGTGCGTCAACAGCATTACCGGTCGCGACAGTCTGCCGCAAGTCATGGCCGGCCTGCAGGCCGCACGCGCTGCTGGGCTGGCACCCATCAAGATCAATATGGTGGCCATGAAAGATGTCAATGAGACCGACATTGAAACCATGGTGGCTTTCTGCATTGAAAACGGCTTCATCCTGCGCCTGATCGAAGCCATGCCCATGGGTGAGAGCGGCCGCAATACCGGCTTTCTGGATTTACAGCCCGTACTGGAACAATTACGCCAGCGCTTTGGTCTGTTGCCACAGCACAGTGAACTGGGCGGTGGCCCGGCACGCTACTGGCGCAGTGTGGATGGCAGCTTCACACTGGGACTGATCACGCCGATCTCACAGCATTTCTGTGCCAGCTGCAACCGTGTCCGCCTGTCCGTGGACGGCACGCTGTACATGTGTCTGGGCCAGGAGGAGCGTTTTGAACTGCGCCCCTTGTTACGGGCCGGCATCAGTGATGAGCAACTGGAAATGGCAATCCGCAGCGCCATCGAACTCAAGCCGGAACGACACGAATTTCGCGAGAAACCGGGCAAACTCATCCGTATCATGTCGATGACAGGCGGCTAA
- a CDS encoding MarR family winged helix-turn-helix transcriptional regulator — MSHAKKELSLSVIRELARTFQAFEQLSAFHIRQMDLTPPQFDVVATLGNTPGMSCKELSEKTLITKGTLTGVIDRLIEKGMVSRCAQELDRRSVMVALTPQGDALFQQVFPAHIAYMKTAFDLLDPADMEVLCQQLARLRAAFNQVLEQKKHEIE, encoded by the coding sequence ATGAGTCATGCAAAAAAGGAGCTGTCCCTGTCGGTCATTCGCGAGTTAGCCCGGACTTTCCAGGCCTTTGAGCAATTGTCCGCTTTTCATATCCGCCAGATGGATCTCACGCCGCCACAATTTGATGTTGTGGCGACACTGGGCAATACCCCAGGCATGAGCTGCAAAGAGCTGTCGGAGAAAACGCTGATCACCAAGGGTACGCTGACCGGGGTGATAGACCGGTTGATCGAAAAGGGAATGGTCAGTCGCTGTGCACAGGAGCTGGATCGCCGCAGCGTGATGGTGGCGTTGACACCACAGGGTGACGCTTTGTTCCAGCAGGTTTTCCCGGCGCATATTGCCTATATGAAAACCGCGTTCGACTTGCTGGATCCAGCCGATATGGAGGTGCTCTGTCAGCAACTGGCGCGTTTGCGTGCAGCCTTTAACCAGGTTTTGGAGCAGAAGAAACATGAAATTGAATGA
- a CDS encoding cytochrome b has protein sequence MKLNERYAVPAIVLHWLIAGLIIGTFIWGLVVSDMPLSPAKFKYIAWHKWAGITVLALVVVRLLVRVLKRPPALPSHMNGLERVLAHGGHLALYLLMFAVPFTGWLMSSAYGFPVVLFKLVQLPNLVAQDEQLAATLKVVHETLNWLMAACVVGHVLAAIKHHVIDKDGMLFRMSLRGPRQ, from the coding sequence ATGAAATTGAATGAACGTTATGCCGTCCCCGCCATCGTATTGCACTGGCTGATTGCCGGACTGATCATTGGCACTTTCATCTGGGGGCTGGTGGTCTCGGACATGCCGCTATCGCCGGCAAAGTTCAAATACATCGCTTGGCATAAATGGGCTGGCATCACCGTGCTGGCACTGGTGGTGGTACGCCTGCTGGTGCGTGTGCTCAAGCGCCCGCCGGCATTGCCGTCGCACATGAACGGCCTTGAGCGGGTGCTGGCGCACGGCGGGCACTTGGCGCTGTACCTGCTGATGTTTGCCGTGCCGTTTACCGGCTGGCTGATGAGTTCGGCCTATGGTTTCCCGGTGGTGCTGTTCAAGCTGGTGCAGTTGCCGAACCTGGTGGCCCAGGACGAACAACTGGCTGCCACGCTCAAAGTGGTGCATGAGACCCTGAACTGGTTGATGGCAGCCTGTGTGGTGGGGCATGTACTTGCCGCCATCAAGCATCATGTGATCGACAAGGACGGCATGCTGTTCCGCATGAGTCTGCGTGGCCCGCGTCAATAA
- a CDS encoding YceI family protein, whose translation MKQLKLIPAALLLAAPLLQAAPLDAGKSQINFTMKQLNVPVTGSFKKFSGNVVLDLKKPEAGKADISIDTASISLPTAEAVGEAKKADWFNVAKFPTARFVSSSIKNLGGGKLQVAGKLSIKGTTRDVNAAFTARQEGALTVVEGVLPVSRLAYKIGEGDWADTGTVADEVQIKFKVAIPAGK comes from the coding sequence ATGAAACAACTGAAACTGATTCCGGCTGCCTTGTTGCTGGCTGCTCCCCTGTTGCAGGCCGCGCCGCTGGATGCAGGCAAGAGCCAGATCAACTTCACCATGAAACAGCTGAATGTGCCGGTTACCGGCAGCTTCAAGAAATTCAGCGGTAATGTGGTGCTGGACCTGAAAAAGCCCGAGGCCGGCAAGGCAGATATCAGCATTGATACCGCCAGCATCAGCCTGCCTACGGCAGAGGCGGTGGGCGAAGCCAAGAAGGCGGACTGGTTCAATGTGGCCAAATTTCCGACCGCGCGCTTTGTCAGCAGCAGCATCAAGAACCTGGGCGGCGGCAAGTTGCAGGTGGCTGGCAAGCTGAGCATCAAGGGTACGACCCGTGATGTGAACGCCGCCTTTACCGCACGCCAGGAAGGCGCGCTGACGGTGGTGGAAGGGGTGCTGCCGGTGTCGCGCCTGGCCTACAAGATTGGTGAAGGTGACTGGGCCGATACCGGCACAGTGGCCGATGAAGTGCAAATCAAGTTCAAAGTGGCCATTCCGGCCGGCAAATAA
- a CDS encoding YceI family protein has translation MMKKVLFAAAFSAFAGAALAAPVSYSVDPTHTVAQYDVRHLGFSVQSGVFTKTAGTVVLDTEAKKGSVDITIDTNSLQTYLAARDNHLKSKDFFNVAQFPTITFKSTDLKFAGDKLTSVSGNLTILGVTKPVTLTVTNFGGGKNPMSGQETYGANAETTIKRSDFGMKTFLPAIADDVTLKVAIEAVKAQ, from the coding sequence ATGATGAAGAAAGTCCTGTTCGCTGCTGCGTTTTCCGCCTTTGCTGGTGCCGCTCTGGCTGCTCCGGTCAGCTATAGCGTGGATCCGACCCACACCGTAGCCCAGTATGATGTACGCCACCTTGGCTTCTCGGTGCAGTCCGGTGTGTTCACCAAGACTGCCGGTACCGTGGTGCTGGATACCGAAGCCAAGAAAGGTAGTGTGGATATCACGATCGATACCAACTCCCTGCAAACTTACCTGGCGGCTCGCGACAACCACCTGAAGAGCAAGGATTTCTTCAATGTCGCCCAGTTCCCCACCATCACCTTCAAGTCCACCGACCTGAAGTTTGCTGGCGACAAGCTGACCTCCGTCAGCGGCAACCTGACCATTCTGGGCGTGACCAAGCCGGTTACCCTGACCGTTACCAACTTCGGTGGCGGCAAGAACCCGATGAGCGGCCAGGAAACCTACGGTGCCAATGCCGAAACCACCATCAAGCGTAGCGACTTTGGCATGAAGACCTTCCTGCCGGCGATTGCGGATGATGTGACCCTGAAGGTGGCCATCGAAGCCGTCAAGGCACAGTAA
- a CDS encoding nitrite extrusion protein encodes MTVSIKRWEPENIIFWLTRGRRIANRNLLLSTLALHLNFNVWMMWSIVVSNLPAVGFALTGQQQFLLVSIPPLVGAIMRLFYACIWSWVGGGTWLGISTLFLLIPALGVGGLVQDISAPFPLLLLVAACCGIGGAASSSHLSNTSFFFPKSAKGFAMGLNAGLGNLGVSVVQIVVPLAIAVPLFGSLGGDAQIWGRGTQVHPVWLQNAGYIWILPILLIAAFCLLYAHDLPKMRLTLRDQWLMMKERHTWYICLLYLSSYGTFIGFSAAFPLLAHALFPLVNTTPYLFLGPMICALARPIGGWCGDRIGGGITTLVCNMLMGLGTLGILASLPGDSDGGSFSLFLLAFQLIFFAAGVGNGSSYQLSPKVFLIEAGRQAKLSGESVADAYARGGRRGVAAMSISSVSATLGGFFIPKAFGSALEWFASFVPAFMLFLVFYLLSMAVAWWQYARPAAKMRC; translated from the coding sequence ATGACCGTCAGCATCAAGCGCTGGGAGCCGGAAAACATCATTTTCTGGCTGACCCGCGGCCGCAGGATTGCCAACCGCAACCTGCTGCTCTCCACCCTGGCTCTGCATCTGAATTTCAATGTATGGATGATGTGGAGCATTGTCGTCAGCAATCTGCCCGCGGTGGGTTTTGCCCTGACCGGCCAGCAGCAGTTCCTGCTGGTATCCATTCCGCCACTGGTCGGTGCCATCATGCGTTTGTTCTATGCCTGCATCTGGAGCTGGGTGGGCGGCGGTACCTGGCTGGGCATTTCCACCCTGTTCCTGCTGATTCCGGCGCTGGGCGTGGGCGGGCTGGTGCAGGACATCAGCGCCCCCTTCCCGCTGTTGCTGCTGGTGGCAGCCTGCTGCGGCATCGGTGGTGCCGCCTCATCCTCCCACTTGTCCAACACCAGCTTTTTCTTTCCCAAATCGGCCAAGGGATTTGCCATGGGTCTGAATGCCGGACTGGGCAATCTGGGGGTCTCCGTGGTGCAGATCGTGGTGCCGCTGGCCATTGCCGTCCCGCTGTTTGGCAGCCTGGGCGGTGATGCACAAATCTGGGGGCGTGGTACGCAGGTGCATCCGGTCTGGTTGCAAAACGCTGGCTATATCTGGATTCTGCCCATTCTGCTGATTGCCGCCTTCTGCCTGCTGTATGCGCACGACCTGCCCAAGATGCGGCTTACCCTGCGCGACCAGTGGCTGATGATGAAGGAACGCCACACGTGGTATATCTGCTTGCTGTACCTCAGCAGCTACGGCACCTTCATCGGTTTTTCCGCCGCTTTCCCACTATTGGCCCACGCCCTGTTCCCGCTGGTGAATACCACGCCCTATCTGTTTCTGGGGCCGATGATTTGCGCCCTGGCACGCCCGATTGGCGGCTGGTGTGGCGACCGCATCGGCGGCGGCATCACCACCCTGGTCTGCAATATGCTGATGGGGCTGGGCACACTGGGTATTCTGGCCAGCCTGCCGGGCGACAGCGACGGCGGCAGCTTCAGCCTGTTCCTGCTTGCCTTCCAGCTGATTTTCTTTGCCGCTGGCGTGGGCAATGGCTCTTCCTACCAGCTATCCCCCAAGGTTTTCCTGATCGAAGCCGGGCGTCAGGCCAAGCTTAGCGGTGAAAGCGTGGCGGATGCTTATGCCCGCGGCGGCCGCCGCGGCGTGGCGGCCATGAGTATCAGCTCGGTATCGGCCACCTTGGGCGGATTTTTCATTCCCAAGGCATTTGGCAGCGCACTGGAGTGGTTTGCCAGCTTTGTGCCTGCCTTCATGCTGTTTCTGGTGTTCTATCTGCTCTCCATGGCGGTGGCATGGTGGCAGTACGCACGTCCGGCAGCCAAGATGCGTTGCTAA